One window from the genome of Entelurus aequoreus isolate RoL-2023_Sb linkage group LG04, RoL_Eaeq_v1.1, whole genome shotgun sequence encodes:
- the LOC133648492 gene encoding tyrosine-protein kinase Blk-like: MGCTCSGQRLGDNVHKRRHSQDSYASNHTVRGGNTYCDNDDVVFVAQHDFKPTNHRDLSFGKGDQFQVLQENGEWLLARSLSTGHEGFIPSNYVARADTLEVEKWFFKDLSRRETERLLLAPGNKPGAFLIRESETCKGSFSLSVRDFTAETADVVKHYKIRSLDNGGYYISPSSTFSSLQELVKHYTCTADGLCQRLYAPCKKKPPLQPWAPDEWEIPRETLKLVKKLGAGQFGEVWMGYYKNMLKVAVKTLKEGTMEPHAFLQEANLMKQLQHERLVRLHAVVTKEPILIVTEFMVNGCLLDFLKTDDGKRLRLNKLIDMSAQIAEGMAYIESQNSIHRDLRAANILVNDTLHCKIADFGLARLVESEYTAQEGAKFPIKWTAPEAINFGTFSIKSDVWSFGILLTEIVTYGRIPYPGMTNPEVIRNLECSFRMPCPEGCPEELYHIMKACWKERPEERPTFEFLQNILNDFFVATEGQYEMQP, translated from the exons ATGGGATGTACTTGCAGTGGCCAACGTTTGGGCGACAATGTCCACAAAAGAAGACATTCTCAGGATTCCTACGCGTCTAATCACACG GTTCGGGGCGGAAACACTTATTGTGACAACG ATGATGTGGTGTTTGTGGCGCAGCATGACTTCAAGCCAACCAACCACAGAGATCTCTCATTCGGGAAGGGGGATCAGTTCCAGGTGCTGCAAGA GAACGGAGAATGGTTGCTGGCTCGGTCGTTGTCCACCGGACACGAGGGTTTCATACCGTCGAATTACGTCGCAAGAGCCGACACGCTGGAGGTGGAGAA GTGGTTCTTTAAGGACCTGAGCAGAAGAGAAACCGAAAGGCTGCTCCTGGCGCCTGGAAACAAACCGGGGGCCTTCCTCATCCGGGAAAGTGAGACGTGTAAAG GTTCCTTCTCGCTGTCCGTCAGAGATTTTACAGCGGAAACGGCCGACGTGGTGAAGCACTACAAGATCCGCTCTCTGGACAACGGAGGCTACTACATCTCCCCGTCTAGCACCTTTTCCTCCCTGCAGGAGCTGGTCAAACACTACACCT GTACGGCTGACGGTTTGTGCCAGCGTCTGTATGCCCCCTGCAAGAAGAAGCCCCCCCTGCAGCCATGGGCTCCGGACGAATGGGAGATCCCCAGAGAGACCCTAAAACTGGTGAAGAAACTCGGGGCCGGCCAGTTTGGAGAAGTGTGGATGG GCTACTATAAGAACATGCTGAAGGTGGCCGTGAAGACCCTAAAGGAGGGCACCATGGAGCCGCACGCCTTCCTGCAGGAGGCCAACCTGATGAAGCAGCTGCAGCATGAGCGGCTGGTGCGACTGCACGCTGTGGTCACAAAGGAGCCCATTCTCATCGTCACAGAGTTCATGGTCAATG GGTGCCTACTGGACTTCTTAAAAACGGACGACGGAAAAAGGCTGAGGCTCAATAAGCTGATAGACATGTCAGCACAG ATAGCAGAAGGCATGGCGTACATCGAGAGCCAGAACTCCATCCACCGAGATCTGCGAGCCGCAAACATCCTGGTCAACGACACGTTGCACTGTAAAATCGCAGACTTTGGTCTGGCCAGGCTGGTGGAGTCTGAATACACGGCTCAAGAAG GTGCTAAGTTTCCCATCAAGTGGACAGCCCCAGAGGCCATCAACTTTGGCACATTCAGCATCAAGTCAGACGTATGGTCCTTTGGAATCCTCCTGACAGAAATTGTCACCTATGGAAGAATACCATACCCCG GGATGACAAACCCGGAGGTGATCCGAAACCTGGAGTGCTCGTTCAGGATGCCGTGTCCAGAAGGCTGTCCTGAGGAACTCTACCACATCATGAAGGCCTGCTGGAAGGAGAGGCCCGAGGAGCGGCCCACGTTTGAATTCCTGCAAAACATCCTCAACGATTTCTTCGTCGCCACCGAGGGACAATACGAAATGCAGCCGTGA